A genomic region of Kribbella sp. NBC_00382 contains the following coding sequences:
- a CDS encoding Xaa-Pro dipeptidyl-peptidase, whose protein sequence is MTTVRARVLLLASSSALVCLGTVTGTAAAAPPQDGPAGVVAPSETPEQLNSAQGAQVAPPPATTEAATSSVPPNVDPRTRSTKPVYDYGNAIRESVYVDTTMDTDSDGTNDVIAVDIVRPREPAAAGRKIPVIMDASPYYSCCGRGNEGETKTYDENGDIQKMPLYYDNYFVPLGYAVVGVDVVGTSRSTGCGDVGGKDEIDSVVAVIDWLNGRNTAHTGSGDPVSATWTTGSVGMIGKSYDGTLANGVAATGVRGLKTIVPISAISSWYDYSRSGGVPYSIDYMPWLGDYVGHQTPACEAVRADLGEQDADETGNYTSFWAERDYVKDARKVKASVFLTHGLSDYNVQTNHFAQWWDALAKFGVKRKIWLGLEDHVDPFEFRRKEWTDELHKWFDYWLQGLQNNVMREPIATVETAPDKWQNYSTWPATKKTVPVPLAAGKLGSFGKGTVTITDEPSLTEDDIVATPSEVIAGRQMFLSAPLPAAIRVSGTATVTLRIKSDSATTPVTARLVEYGEAERYAGIRTKTRDESCYGSSVSYDDSCYFETQKLTEESDHGIVSRGWIDAAHSASLSKPKPLTPGKWANVTVPLRAQDEVIPKGRILGLAVTLSDLEWTTPNDTGATIDIDLANSKLNLPITVGKINPPTAKAAPLEVTITTPSERPDLHDPTR, encoded by the coding sequence ATGACGACCGTCCGCGCCAGGGTCCTCCTTCTGGCTTCGTCCAGCGCACTGGTGTGCCTGGGTACCGTCACGGGTACCGCTGCCGCCGCACCGCCGCAGGACGGACCAGCTGGAGTAGTCGCCCCCTCCGAGACCCCGGAGCAACTGAACTCGGCCCAGGGTGCGCAGGTGGCCCCGCCGCCCGCGACCACGGAGGCCGCAACCTCGTCGGTACCGCCGAACGTCGACCCGCGCACGCGCAGTACCAAGCCGGTCTACGACTACGGCAACGCGATCCGTGAGTCGGTCTACGTCGACACCACGATGGACACCGACTCCGACGGCACCAACGACGTGATCGCGGTCGACATCGTCCGGCCGCGCGAACCCGCCGCGGCCGGCCGCAAGATCCCCGTCATCATGGATGCCTCGCCGTACTACTCCTGCTGCGGACGCGGCAACGAGGGCGAGACCAAGACCTACGACGAGAACGGCGACATCCAGAAGATGCCGCTGTACTACGACAACTACTTCGTCCCGCTCGGCTATGCCGTGGTCGGTGTCGACGTGGTCGGCACCAGCCGCTCGACCGGTTGCGGCGACGTCGGCGGCAAGGACGAGATCGATTCCGTCGTCGCGGTGATCGACTGGCTGAACGGCCGCAACACCGCGCACACCGGCAGCGGCGATCCGGTCAGCGCGACCTGGACCACCGGCTCGGTCGGGATGATCGGCAAGTCGTACGACGGAACGCTGGCCAACGGCGTCGCGGCGACCGGCGTACGGGGATTGAAGACGATCGTGCCGATCTCGGCGATCTCGTCGTGGTACGACTACTCCCGTTCCGGCGGGGTGCCGTACTCGATCGACTACATGCCCTGGCTCGGCGACTACGTCGGCCACCAGACACCCGCCTGCGAAGCCGTCCGTGCGGACCTCGGCGAACAGGACGCGGACGAGACCGGGAACTACACGAGCTTCTGGGCCGAGCGCGACTACGTGAAGGACGCGCGCAAGGTGAAGGCCTCGGTCTTCCTGACGCACGGCCTGAGCGACTACAACGTGCAGACCAACCACTTCGCGCAATGGTGGGACGCGCTCGCCAAGTTCGGTGTGAAGCGCAAGATCTGGCTCGGCCTGGAAGACCACGTCGACCCGTTCGAGTTCCGCCGCAAGGAGTGGACCGACGAGCTGCACAAGTGGTTCGACTACTGGCTGCAAGGTCTGCAGAACAACGTGATGCGCGAACCGATCGCGACCGTCGAGACCGCGCCGGACAAGTGGCAGAACTACAGCACCTGGCCGGCCACCAAGAAGACGGTGCCGGTCCCGCTCGCTGCCGGCAAGCTCGGTTCGTTCGGTAAGGGAACGGTCACCATCACCGACGAGCCGTCGCTGACCGAGGACGACATCGTCGCCACCCCGTCGGAGGTGATCGCGGGCCGGCAGATGTTCCTGTCCGCGCCGCTGCCGGCCGCGATCAGGGTCAGCGGCACAGCGACGGTGACGCTGCGGATCAAGTCCGACTCGGCCACCACGCCGGTGACCGCGCGGCTGGTCGAGTACGGCGAGGCGGAACGGTACGCCGGCATCCGGACCAAAACCAGGGATGAGAGCTGCTACGGCTCGAGCGTCAGCTACGACGACTCCTGCTACTTCGAGACCCAGAAGCTGACCGAGGAGAGCGACCACGGCATCGTCAGCCGGGGCTGGATCGACGCCGCGCACAGCGCCTCGCTCAGCAAGCCGAAACCGCTGACTCCGGGCAAGTGGGCCAACGTCACCGTGCCACTGCGCGCGCAGGACGAGGTGATCCCGAAGGGCCGCATACTCGGCCTCGCGGTGACCTTGAGCGACCTCGAGTGGACCACGCCGAACGACACCGGCGCGACGATCGACATCGACCTGGCGAACAGCAAGCTGAACCTGCCGATCACGGTCGGCAAGATCAACCCGCCGACCGCCAAGGCCGCGCCGCTCGAGGTCACCATCACCACCCCGAGCGAGCGTCCCGACCTGCACGATCCCACCCGCTGA
- a CDS encoding LacI family DNA-binding transcriptional regulator: MNLRAPVTLLDVAQRAGVSVATASRVLNGGDRVPRPELQERVRDAAAALGYTPNAQAQALAKSSTNVVGILVHDIEDPYFAAIANGVMRAADERGLLVMMASTFRDADREIAYLSSLRAQRARAAVMIGSRRTDAEGLARTATEVETFLSSGAGLALVSQSGMPAHTIEPDNRAGAAELARSLVGLGLRKFGVLGGPEGLATARDRRDGFVEGLAEAGLQPVAVQAGEFTRDGGHAAALEVLASKADLDCLFAVNDVMAVGAMSALRSQGVDVPGQLGVAGFDDIATLRDVWPGLTTVRLPLEQMGRRALELAVEGGEPKTETFKAEVVLRESTRQR; this comes from the coding sequence ATGAACCTGCGAGCACCGGTGACACTGCTCGATGTGGCGCAGCGGGCAGGCGTGTCCGTAGCGACCGCCTCCCGCGTTCTGAACGGTGGGGACAGGGTGCCGCGCCCGGAGCTGCAGGAGCGCGTCAGGGACGCCGCGGCGGCGCTCGGCTACACCCCGAACGCGCAGGCCCAGGCACTGGCGAAATCGTCCACCAACGTGGTCGGCATCCTGGTCCACGACATCGAGGACCCGTACTTCGCGGCGATCGCGAACGGCGTGATGCGGGCCGCCGACGAACGCGGTCTGCTGGTGATGATGGCCAGTACGTTCCGTGACGCCGACCGTGAGATTGCTTACCTCTCTTCTCTACGCGCCCAGCGGGCCCGGGCGGCCGTGATGATCGGTTCCCGTCGTACCGACGCCGAAGGGCTGGCCCGGACGGCGACCGAGGTCGAGACGTTCCTCAGCTCGGGTGCGGGGCTGGCCCTGGTCAGCCAATCGGGCATGCCGGCCCACACGATCGAACCGGACAACCGGGCGGGCGCGGCCGAGCTGGCGCGATCTCTGGTGGGTCTCGGGTTGCGCAAGTTCGGCGTACTGGGTGGTCCGGAGGGGCTGGCGACCGCGCGGGACCGGCGGGACGGGTTCGTTGAAGGTTTGGCCGAGGCGGGGTTGCAGCCGGTCGCAGTACAGGCTGGTGAGTTCACTCGTGACGGTGGGCACGCGGCTGCGCTGGAAGTCCTTGCCAGCAAGGCGGATCTCGACTGCCTGTTCGCCGTCAACGATGTGATGGCGGTCGGCGCGATGTCGGCGCTGCGGTCGCAAGGGGTCGACGTACCGGGGCAGCTCGGGGTGGCCGGCTTCGACGACATCGCAACGCTGCGGGACGTCTGGCCCGGGCTGACGACTGTGCGGCTGCCGCTGGAGCAGATGGGTCGCCGTGCGCTGGAGCTGGCCGTCGAGGGCGGCGAGCCGAAGACCGAGACCTTCAAGGCCGAGGTCGTACTCCGGGAGAGCACCCGGCAGCGCTGA
- a CDS encoding 1,4-dihydroxy-2-naphthoyl-CoA synthase, with the protein MTDPVQVSEIFDPSAWKQVDGFELTDITYHRAVDAGVVRIAFNRPEVRNAFRPQTVDELYRVLDHARMSSDVGCVLITGNGPSPKDGGWAFCSGGDQRIRGKDGYKYAEGTTADTIDPAKAGRLHILEVQRLIRFMSKVVICVVPGWAAGGGHSLHVVCDLTLASAENARFKQTDADVASFDGGFGSAYLARQVGQKFAREIFFLGDEYSAEDAYRMGMVNKVVPHAELESVALEWGKKVCAKSPTAQRMLKYSFNLIDDGLVGQQIFAGEATRLAYGTDEAAEGRDSFLEKRPADWSGYPYAF; encoded by the coding sequence GTGACTGATCCCGTGCAGGTCTCCGAGATCTTCGACCCGTCGGCCTGGAAGCAGGTGGATGGGTTCGAGCTGACCGACATCACGTACCACCGGGCGGTGGACGCGGGAGTGGTCCGGATCGCGTTCAACCGGCCCGAGGTGCGCAACGCGTTCCGGCCGCAGACGGTCGACGAGCTCTACCGGGTGCTCGACCATGCTCGGATGTCATCGGACGTGGGCTGCGTGCTGATCACCGGCAACGGGCCGTCGCCGAAGGACGGTGGCTGGGCGTTCTGCTCCGGTGGCGACCAGCGGATCCGGGGCAAGGACGGCTACAAGTACGCCGAGGGCACGACCGCCGACACGATCGACCCGGCCAAGGCCGGGCGGCTGCACATCCTCGAGGTGCAGCGGTTGATCCGGTTCATGTCCAAGGTCGTCATCTGCGTCGTACCGGGCTGGGCCGCGGGTGGTGGCCACAGCCTGCACGTCGTCTGCGACCTGACGCTGGCGTCGGCCGAGAATGCGCGGTTCAAGCAGACGGATGCCGATGTCGCGTCGTTCGACGGTGGTTTCGGGTCGGCGTACCTGGCCCGGCAGGTCGGCCAGAAGTTCGCCCGGGAAATCTTTTTCCTTGGTGACGAGTACTCGGCGGAAGATGCTTACCGGATGGGCATGGTGAACAAAGTCGTGCCGCACGCGGAGCTGGAATCGGTGGCGCTCGAGTGGGGTAAGAAAGTTTGCGCAAAATCACCGACCGCGCAGCGGATGCTGAAATACTCGTTCAATTTGATCGACGACGGCCTGGTCGGCCAGCAGATCTTCGCCGGTGAGGCGACCCGGCTCGCCTACGGCACCGATGAAGCAGCAGAGGGCCGCGACTCCTTCCTGGAGAAGCGGCCCGCCGACTGGTCCGGCTATCCGTACGCCTTCTAG
- a CDS encoding RICIN domain-containing protein, which yields MPDRRAWTTTAFVAAFVAGAAVAVPLITHLGGGSKSDTVVAVDAPLALKTPAGTPTKVPTATTTATATTTSTATVTSTPRVSVATATVTMTAPGGQVTVVQPGTTVTLPAVTVTAPPPAALKPATVTATTTSTATTTVKVTEPGKQGMAVEGQALQPRKDTPTTLQSGGSKRCVDVKDGRAGSGNDGTPLQVWDCTKGAGQTWSFNPDGTVRSLGQCMDLAWGSIAENTPVQLVACNGNAAQQFRVTQKNELINPAAEGKCITADKGDNGGRLFLRRCTGAAEQQWKQS from the coding sequence ATGCCGGACCGCCGGGCCTGGACGACGACCGCGTTCGTCGCCGCCTTCGTGGCCGGCGCGGCCGTCGCCGTACCGCTGATCACCCACCTGGGTGGCGGATCCAAGTCCGACACCGTCGTCGCGGTCGACGCTCCGCTCGCCCTCAAAACCCCGGCCGGTACGCCGACCAAGGTGCCGACGGCAACCACTACGGCGACCGCCACCACGACCTCCACGGCCACCGTCACCTCCACTCCGCGCGTCTCGGTCGCCACCGCCACGGTGACGATGACCGCACCCGGTGGACAGGTGACCGTCGTTCAGCCAGGCACCACCGTGACGCTCCCGGCGGTGACGGTGACGGCACCGCCGCCGGCCGCACTGAAACCGGCCACTGTGACGGCCACCACAACATCTACGGCCACTACGACGGTCAAGGTGACAGAACCGGGTAAACAGGGCATGGCCGTTGAGGGTCAGGCGCTGCAGCCCCGCAAGGACACCCCGACCACGCTGCAGAGCGGGGGCTCGAAGCGCTGCGTCGACGTCAAGGACGGCCGGGCCGGCTCCGGCAACGACGGCACCCCGCTGCAGGTGTGGGACTGCACGAAGGGCGCCGGCCAGACCTGGTCGTTCAACCCTGACGGCACGGTCCGCTCACTGGGTCAGTGCATGGACCTGGCCTGGGGCTCGATCGCGGAGAACACCCCGGTCCAGCTGGTCGCCTGCAACGGCAACGCCGCCCAGCAGTTCCGGGTGACCCAGAAGAACGAACTGATCAACCCCGCGGCGGAAGGCAAGTGCATCACCGCCGACAAGGGTGACAACGGTGGCAGGCTGTTCCTCCGCCGCTGCACCGGCGCCGCCGAGCAGCAGTGGAAGCAGTCGTAA